The proteins below are encoded in one region of Mus pahari unplaced genomic scaffold, PAHARI_EIJ_v1.1 scaffold_9611_1, whole genome shotgun sequence:
- the LOC110314824 gene encoding olfactory receptor 867, which yields MEIENHTLITEFLILGLSDDPELLPILFGLFLSMYLVTLLGNLLIILAVCSDSHLHKPMYFLLSNLSFIDICFISTTIPKMLVNMQSQTKDISYIECLTQVFFFNTFAGMDNFLLTLMAYDRFVAICHPLNYTVIMNPRLCTLLILIFWIIMFWVSLIHVLLMNELNFSKGTEIPHFFCELAQVLKVSNSDNHVNNVFMYIVTSLLGVIPMTGILTSYSQIVSTLLRMSSTVSKYKAFSTCGSHLCVVSLFYGSGLGVYFSSSVVHSTQRRMVASLMYTVISPMLNPFIYTLRNKDVKGALGKFFNRVASSPSCINDIRNKLLLRSVRQIL from the coding sequence ATGGAAATAGAGAACCACACACTTATAACAGAATTTCTCATCCTGGGTCTCTCTGATGATCCTGAATTGCTACCTATTCTCTTTGGACTGTTCTTGTCCATGTACCTGGTCACGCTGCTTGGGAATTTGCTTATTATCTTGGCTGTCTGTTCTGACTCCCACCTCCATAAACCCATGTATTTTCTCCTCTCCAATCTGTCCTTTATTGATATCTGTTTCATTTCAACGACAATACCAAAGATGCTAGTGAACATGCAGTCACAGACAAAAGACATCTCCTATATAGAATGCCTTacacaggtatttttttttaatacttttgctGGAATGGATAATTTTTTACTCACTTTAATGGCCTATGATCGCTTTGTAGCCATCTGTCACCCCCTCAACTACACTGTTATCATGAACCCTCGACTGTGTACTCTTCTGATTCTGATATTTTGGATCATAATGTTCTGGGTGTCCCTGATTCATGTTCTGTTGATGAATGAACTGAACTTCTCCAAAGGCACTGAAATTCCACATTTCTTTTGTGAACTGGCTCAAGTTCTCAAGGTATCCAACTCTGACAATCATGTCAATAACGTCTTCATGTACATTGTGACTTCTTTACTGGGTGTGATTCCTATGACAGGAATCCTTACGTCTTACTCACAGATTGTCTCGACCTTATTAAGGATGTCCTCTACTGTGAGTAAGTACAAAGCTTTTTCCACTTGCGGTTCTCACCTCTGTGTGGTCTCTTTATTTTATGGGTCAGGACTTGGAGTTTATTTCAGCTCTTCTGTGGTTCATTCTACTCAGAGAAGAATGGTTGCTTCATTGATGTACACTGTGATCAGCCCCATGCTGAACCCTTTCATCTACACACTAAGAAACAAAGATGTGAAGGGTGCCCTTGGAAAATTTTTCAACAGAGTTGCTTCTTCACCATCATGTATCAATGACATCAGAAATAAATTATTACTGAGAAGTGTAAGGCAAATTTTATGA